The DNA window GTCCCTTTTTTGTGGACACCTGTACTACCGAATCCTTTGCTGATTCTAGCGTCCTCCCGAGCCAAATCCATTTAAACACCGACAGAGATTGCGGTTTGCCTCCACTTCAGCATACTGGGTTCATGTACAGTCAGGCTCAGACAAAACACTCCCTCTAGCAAGGAGTCATCTTCAGCTGCTCCTCCAGCTTTTCAGTTTCTGGCAAGACTTTGCACCACTTGCAGGTGATAACGAGATAATGAGTTTCCCCTCCACATAATGATGTTGACAGTTTATACATGGATTTACAGCAGGTCAGTTGGCTTGATACTTGATTTCTCCCCTTGGGCTGCAAATGGAGGATTGTGCTTCCTTTGCTGTAGTTAGTAGACGTGCTGCTGAGGTCCTGGACATGCAGTTTACTTCTGTTGAAGTTAAAACAAATTAACTATGCTTACTGAAGTTGTTTTGCTGTGGGCTTTCTTCTTCTGAGCCTTTACTACTGTTCAATGAAACCCTAACCAACTGCCTCTGGGCACTTGCTGTTAACCTTGCTCTTACTCACCAGTGAACAAGCAGGTGGCTTGACGCACAGCCAGTGCGTGGTGACCTAGATTTTCTTATGCAGCATCCTACTGTTGAGTTTGGTTGTCCAGTTACCATCTGCAAGGTGAATCCTAATTTATTCCCCACAAAATACCCCGGGACATGAGTGAAAAAAAGGTAGAGATGTTTGGGAAGCATTTGTTTTCTTCAGCCAGCCTAATCTTGAGGTCAGACAATGCCGGTTGCCcatttggccagcaacatgttGCAGGAGGTCCCACCAGAGTTCAGTGGGAGAGGATGTGGTCTAACAGCCTGccctgccgactttggagctgggggaatCAAGTTCAAGTCTTGATGTCagctcaacgtcctgtgattctgggcagatcacttcaTCTCCCTTTtgcctacaattcagcaccttgagaccctcacaggtgatttgcagcactttacaaatcctgtatTTATGTCTTCTTGGCTTAAACCATTCATGATGCAGCCAAGTCAGTGATTCGGGCTGACCTAGATACTACAGATTGTTTGGGTTGAGCAGTCAGCACTAGTGTGGTGCTTGTCACCACGAGTAGATGAGATCCACAGGGTTTTCTGAAGATGTAAAAGCATCCCTCTTGAATATGCCTTTTGATGGATTCtgcttttttgtgggggggggggggggggaagctgtcTCCGTACTCAATCCCTTGAAGGAAAGCTAGGCCACAGCATCCTCTTTGGGACTTCAGACCTCTGCCAGACAGTGTTGTTCTTTTCTGGAGATACTCCAAAAGTTTGACTTATAGAAACACCAGCTCCCACTTCCCTGGTGCAGTCACCTCAGCCCTTTCACGGCTTCAGACTGGGATCAGGCAGGCAAAATGCAGGTCACCGGGGCACAGATCATCCCTATCCCCCTTCCCAGTGGCATCACctttaaactgttttactttacctTTAACGGCTCACAACCACCCTGTAGTAGTCATGATCTGACATTTCCTCAAAAGTGGCAGTCCATCACACCTGACAGATAAGTCATTCTGATTGTTCTATGCCCTTCTGTTGCTTTTCAACCCACCACAGCTTCTACCACAAGAGAGCGGCTGTCAGAGGAGCACCTATCCATCTTACTGCACTAAGTATGAAATCTACTGTCCAAAAGGGCCATCAGGAGGGTGCCGGCCTCTGAAATAGAGTGGTTGTTACTCCTGCTATTTTCTCGTGCTGAGGAAAGATGAGGGCCTCCAtcctattttagatttttttcccTCTGAATATCTTTTGccgaaggacaaattcaaaaggtTCACACAGGCCCATGTTCTGTATGCCCTGGATCTGAGTGATTGGATAGTAGCCTTGGCCTTCAGGACACATACCTTCATGTGGCCTGCCCTGCAGTCCAACATAAAATGTCTGTGGTTCAAAGTCGCCCAGGAGCAGTTTTTGCTATGCTCCACTTTGGACTTACCAGTGCCTCTCAGGTTTTTATAAAAGTGGTGGTCACCACCCATCTTCAGAAGTTGGGGATTTCAGTTTTTCCCTACCTAAATGACAGGCTGTTGAAGATAGCTTGCCACAGTCCTCAGCAGACCACCTCCACACAATGGTGAACCTCCTGACATCATTGGGGCTCTTTATCAACAAGTTGTAATTATACCTGGCTCCTTTGCAGAGGCTTCCTTTTATGGGAACTGTTCTAGACCCTGCAGTTCAGATCTTTTCTCTGTCACAGTGAGTTCAGTTGGGCTATCATTTCAGTGTTTTAAGCCTCAGTCCTGGATCTTGGTGAGAGTAGCTCTGAGGCTTCCTGTCCTCTTGCATTCTGCTTGTCTGCTTAGTCAGGTAGCCTATGGAAGCTGGACTGGCATTTCACCTGTTAGGTCATGCACGACCATCTGGTCTGAGTCTAATGTTGccaggtatttgatgcaattttgactgaaagtgcagtgggttcctgctaaccaggtccccagtgacagatctctttccctaaaattgtgtaagtccctagtaaatggtacccctggtacctagggcatgggtaccaaagagggtccccaaggcctgcagcatgtattgtgccaccctcagagacccacctccccctcttctccccacctagcacatgcagactgccattgcaggctgcgtgtcttggtgcagctaaatgtGAAAACATGACAAGGCACACAGCCTGGGTTCCATGCCccttaacactgcatgcagtatttgtatgtcacccctacagcaggccttacagccctagggcaggatgTATTATATTACAtctgaggacatagctgcatgagcagctaTGCCCCTGCTGTGTCATTGTCGATtcccagacatagtaagtgaacaggggagCCGTTTTaagtacatatgctggacactggtcaataagagtcccccagctacatgatagcttcactgaaaatagggatgtttggtctcaaacttctcatattaataaaccctcactgatgccagtggactctttgcacagtataccttGTTTTGGAATCCCGTATAACGAGTCCGCTTCCTACAGAAAACGATtgtaaaggtgagaaatctgcagccaGAAATAACTATCAGAAGAAAAAGTCCTTACCTTCGATAATGCTCTTTCTAATCACAGATTCATCACTGCCCTTTCACCTACCCATCCAGTAGAGTGGTCTCTTTTTACCGTCCTAAAAGGTCCCTTTACATTGGTACCGCTCATTGTTTGTACTCTGCACCAGAGGGCACAGAAAGTCCAGCAAGAGACTGATGTCAGCGTGCAGGAGTGGTGCTTCTATGCAGCTCCACTCCATCACTTCCAAGGTGGAACGAAGTGAACGCAGAGCTACCTGGCAGTGCATGACAGAACTGCTATGAAAACTTCCTGATTCAGTCTGGCGCCTTCGGATACTCTagaagtgaggaatctgcggttagagtaTCCATCAGTAAGAGCTTTACTgtaggtaagtagcttgttcttttaATAAATTTAGACTTTTCAGCCAACTGCGCTGAGCATGCTGGGGCTTATTGCTTCATTGGTTTTCTGCTCCCAGCATGTTTACGATTAcccagaaaacaaaaaagtgaGGCATAAATGACAATAAGATGACATGGGAGCAGTTGAGAGCCATGAATGTTTCAGAAGGCAGTTTGGTTTGTGGTGTACCTTAGGTCACAGGTCAATGTTATCTGTCCACAGGGTCCTTGCTGGGTGTCTGCAGAAGATCCCTTCACTATGGGTTGGACGCTTCTCATCTGTCTGTGTCTGCTGGGAGAACATGCGAGTGGTCACCTGCTGCTCCCCAATGCCACCGGAGGTCATGATGGATTGCCAGAGTCTGGGAGAGATGCCCTCGATGTTGCTGAAGTTGATGATGAACCACCGGCTTTTAACAGAGTTGCTCCCTACGGCCAGGCCGATGAGAGTGAAAGGTTGGCCAAGGCTCTGATGGACTCCATTTATGGAAGCTTTCCCACCCTGAGGCTCTCACAGGCCACAGGAGGCCTGTCCTGCCAAGAGCTGTCAGTTGTGAGCAGGTTGGGGCATCTTGAGCTGTCTAGCGACCTTGTGGATATTGCCCTTGTCCTTGCTCTGACAGGACTGCGGTgtcacacagaagcagaactgcatATCCTACAGCTTTATGAAAATCTTGGTGTTGGTGAGGTCAACGATATTTTCCTTGAAATACTTAAATATGCAGCTGCCGATTCTAAGCCTTTAGGCGCACCCATTGCCCATCGTTCATTTGATGCTCCATTCACTGACAATCGGGCGGATGCAGGAaaccttcctgctttgctctttaaTGTGGACCAGATAGCGGCCCCATTTCGGGGATCTGAACCCCACCCTTTTACCCATCGCTGTGTCAAACTCACTAAGGTAAGGGGTTTTCTCCTGGTCGGCTTAGCCAGCAGCCACCATGCTTCCTGGGAGGAGGCAGCCACTATGTGCCGCAGGCTGAGAGATCTATGTGCTGGAGTAGCCACCAATGCTACCAATGACTTCCAAGTCCTCAGGAGAGAGGGGAGCTACTTTGTGCCATGCCCTGGTGCCAGTTCCTGGTTGCACCTCTGCCAAAGTCCCCACCACTCACTGCGGAGACGCTCTCCACCTGAACACTGTAACGACCAGCGAGAGCAAGAAGTCCATGGTGTACTTCAATGGATGCCCCTGGCTAGCACCTACTATAACTTGGGCACCTCGATGTACTACGCAGCCCTGAACTGCAGAGAACTTGCCAAAGAGCGGGCGTGGGAGGCTGTCCTTGACCTGGGGTATGATGCAGTGGTAGCACTGACTGGAGGTGCCACAGGCATTGTAGGGTTTGGAGTGGCTGCTAGTGTGAAACCAGGAGTAAAAGCTGGTGTGCAGGCTGTTATGGAATACATTAAGCGAACAAACTTAAGCGATCAATGAGAAACCAACCCTGCTGGATCAATAGGACTCACCATATCTGTTCATACCGATCTTCATTAAAGGTGTATAATCCCAAAATATGTAAAGTCTGGTTCTTTTTGTTGTATCAAATTTGCACTTCTTCTAGCCACACAGTTTGTTTACTGAGTATTTTTTATACCTCTGTCTCCGTTTAGGTAGTTCCTTTCCGCACTATCAGCATCATGATAGGGTGGATGTTTTTTAGTGTCTGCAGTAAAAGAGCGGTTTGTATGAGTATCAATTTCAGAATTCGTTTTCACCTTCCGGAACATCCCTGAAGTGCATTGGTCTGGACAACTTGAGGCCTTTGTGCTTTCTGCTAAGCATatgtaattggcaataaagtgacaCTACAAAATGTAACCAAGCCCTCAGGAGTCCGACAGTTTTCAATGTGTACTGGAGAGAAAAATAGTCTATTTCAAAAATAGAATTCTCCACTAGGCAGTCTGTAGTTATTAAAATATCCCCAGGCACTGAATTTGTTACATAAATCTCCAGGTCAGAAATCAGTTCtggtaaagtgtttttttctgcttcatcttGAGGTAGTCCTTGGCACatgatttgtatatatatatatttttttaatagagcTCTGTTTATCCAGGAGTTGTTAGTGGTAGAAACAGCAACTCTATAGTAGGTATGGCTGCTGGACAGAAATGATCACACACACACGATCAACCAGAACCTTATATAGTAGTGGTCTATTGTCAGCAAACTGAACTGTGAATCCCTTTTACTGAAATGAAATGTCCTGACAAAGGCCTAAGTCAAAGATCCGCAAATAGTCGAAACCAATACCCACCTCTCAATTGCATCTGCaagagatacttttttttttttttaacaactggtGTTATGAATATTTTTATCAACATCGGTGGTTTACTGAGGTGATAATGCACCAGTGCCGTCAGGCTGGCTTTTAAGTAGGGAAGCTTGCTCCTAGCAACCTATCGCAGGATTCACACTCCCCCGAACATGCTGCCAACGCCATGGTGGACGCTGCAGAAAACAAGTGTGTGGGAGAGTCTCCCTCATGATAGTGGTCTGCTTGTGAGGCTTTGGATGTTCTCCCCGAGCCCACTCTACTATTTGTGCCACACGCACACTCTTCAAATCTACTGAACTAAATTTGCATTGAATTGTATTGAAGTTGCAAATGCATGTGTATAGTGCAGCGTCTGCATTATTATTGATTTGTAGTGCAGCCTCTCTGAGGTGCCCTGCACACTATCCAATGTTTGTTTTGTAGACCGGACCACGTTGTCTGCCTTCTAGGTATTTTCATAGAATATACCAAGGCCTCTTGCATAGAGCTCATTACATCATTTACTGTAGATGATGCAAGGTTTCCCTCCTGTGCCCATATTTAATGAGGCTTAAACTGATAGTTGTCTGCAAGCATGCACAACTGTGCCTGTTCTCAAAAATGCCTCTTTCGCGCAGGTGCAGTTACATGCTTGTTTCATCACAGTCAAAGATATTCACACATGACACTAAAGCACTTGCCACATAAACCATCCTTCAAATACTTTTTATCCATCTATATGCTAGCTTCTAGCCCTGAAGCATCCTATCGCACTCCTTTTTGCTTCAATTCACGTGAAGGTGAAGTGACAAAAAGACGATAAAGCATAACTCACTATTTATAGCACTCCCAAGGAGCAGTATCTTCAAGTGTGTGAATTGCTGGCTGTATAAATGGAATCCAATACGTGGACTCAGGGTTGACCAGCTTGTTTGAGTTGTATATTGGGGAAGGTGTGCTAACAGCACAGTGTTATCGACTATATAGTTCTGTGTTCACTGAGAGTTTATGGTCGTGCCAAATAGTTATGATGGATAAGTCCATTCCTCTGCCTGGTCTGAAGCTGGCCTGTTGGTCTGACAAGTTATTTTATTAATGTAAAAATTAAAGTTGAGTGAACACTGCTTTGAAATATTTTTCCAAAGAATGTGCATTTGATATAGACTTGTAGTTTGCTGGGTCGGATAGGCTGAGGTTTTCCTTTTCAGAAGTGGCCTAATGTAGCAGCCTTTCAGCTCTGGTGGGTATGTACCTACTTCAAGTGACTCGTTGAATAAGTATCTAGCTACCTTCTCTGCACAGACTGTGTGAATAATATCCTTAGATGTTCGGAGTTGCAGGGACTGAAGGTGATCCTGATGGTCTGCTTCAGATGATAGTGGTGAGAAAATCTTTTTCTACATGGTATGGAAAATACGTAGTGCTGGAAGA is part of the Pleurodeles waltl isolate 20211129_DDA chromosome 4_2, aPleWal1.hap1.20221129, whole genome shotgun sequence genome and encodes:
- the APOF gene encoding apolipoprotein F — protein: MGWTLLICLCLLGEHASGHLLLPNATGGHDGLPESGRDALDVAEVDDEPPAFNRVAPYGQADESERLAKALMDSIYGSFPTLRLSQATGGLSCQELSVVSRLGHLELSSDLVDIALVLALTGLRCHTEAELHILQLYENLGVGEVNDIFLEILKYAAADSKPLGAPIAHRSFDAPFTDNRADAGNLPALLFNVDQIAAPFRGSEPHPFTHRCVKLTKVRGFLLVGLASSHHASWEEAATMCRRLRDLCAGVATNATNDFQVLRREGSYFVPCPGASSWLHLCQSPHHSLRRRSPPEHCNDQREQEVHGVLQWMPLASTYYNLGTSMYYAALNCRELAKERAWEAVLDLGYDAVVALTGGATGIVGFGVAASVKPGVKAGVQAVMEYIKRTNLSDQ